From Candidatus Sphingomonas colombiensis, one genomic window encodes:
- a CDS encoding leucyl aminopeptidase — translation MKIVFAPSRAADADVVAYAVKKGDLPALALPGVDAPARAVLAAAATGQRFEGEPGTVAEAYVGEGQGVTRVLLLGVGDGDDASYERAGGGLTAKLITSGVTGVTVDLAGSEASAVAAARLAAGAAQRGWRFDEYRTRLLEKSKATLTTVTIAGAPNGSEEAWRERDAVTQGLALTRTLVTLPANILYPESFVERVIADTQGLGLEIEVLDEPAMKKLGMGSLLGVSQGSRRAPRLLAIRWNGAGAGDPALALIGKGVTFDTGGISIKPAAGMEDMKWDMGGAGAVAGAMKTLALRKAKANVIGICGLVENMPDGNAQRPGDVVTSMSGQTIEVINTDAEGRLVLCDCITWAQKTHKVKTIVDLATLTGAMIISLGSEFGGLFANDDTLADQLLGAGKASGDQLWRFPLGDAYNKLIDSPIADMKNVGPRGAGSITAAQFLQRFVDDGVKWAHLDIAGMVWADKDGPTWGKGATGYGVRLLDRFVADNFEG, via the coding sequence ACGCGCCGCTGATGCCGATGTCGTCGCCTATGCCGTGAAGAAAGGCGATTTGCCCGCGCTCGCGTTGCCCGGTGTCGATGCCCCCGCTCGCGCGGTGCTCGCTGCCGCGGCCACGGGCCAGCGCTTTGAGGGCGAGCCCGGAACAGTCGCCGAAGCCTATGTCGGCGAGGGGCAGGGAGTTACGCGTGTGCTGCTGCTCGGTGTGGGCGATGGCGACGATGCTTCCTATGAGCGTGCGGGCGGCGGGCTGACGGCGAAACTGATCACCTCCGGCGTCACCGGCGTGACGGTGGATCTCGCCGGTAGCGAAGCCAGCGCGGTTGCCGCCGCGCGGCTGGCAGCCGGCGCTGCTCAGCGCGGCTGGCGTTTCGATGAATATCGCACGCGCCTGCTGGAAAAATCGAAGGCGACGCTCACGACGGTAACGATCGCCGGTGCGCCGAACGGCAGCGAGGAAGCGTGGCGCGAACGCGACGCGGTGACGCAGGGGCTGGCGCTGACCCGTACACTCGTCACGCTACCGGCCAATATCCTTTATCCCGAAAGCTTCGTCGAGCGCGTCATCGCCGACACCCAGGGCCTCGGGCTGGAGATCGAGGTGCTCGACGAGCCCGCGATGAAGAAGCTCGGCATGGGCTCGTTGCTCGGCGTGTCGCAGGGGTCGCGCCGCGCCCCCCGTTTGCTCGCGATCCGCTGGAACGGTGCGGGGGCGGGCGATCCGGCGCTGGCGCTGATCGGCAAGGGCGTCACGTTCGATACCGGCGGCATCTCGATCAAGCCCGCCGCCGGCATGGAAGACATGAAGTGGGACATGGGCGGCGCGGGCGCGGTCGCGGGCGCGATGAAGACGCTGGCGCTGCGCAAGGCGAAGGCCAACGTCATCGGCATTTGCGGCCTCGTCGAGAACATGCCCGACGGCAATGCGCAGCGTCCGGGCGACGTAGTTACCTCCATGTCCGGCCAGACGATCGAGGTGATCAACACCGATGCCGAAGGGCGACTGGTGCTGTGCGACTGCATCACCTGGGCGCAGAAAACGCATAAGGTGAAGACGATCGTGGATCTCGCGACGCTGACCGGCGCGATGATCATCAGCCTTGGCAGTGAATTCGGCGGCCTGTTCGCGAACGACGACACCCTCGCCGACCAGCTGCTGGGCGCCGGCAAGGCGAGCGGAGACCAATTGTGGCGCTTCCCGCTCGGCGATGCGTATAACAAGCTGATCGACAGCCCTATCGCCGACATGAAGAACGTCGGCCCGCGTGGCGCCGGATCGATCACGGCAGCCCAATTCCTCCAGCGTTTCGTCGATGACGGCGTGAAATGGGCGCATCTCGACATCGCCGGCATGGTGTGGGCCGACAAGGATGGGCCGACCTGGGGCAAGGGCGCGACGGGCTATGGCGTGCGATTGCTCGATCGTTTCGTCGCGGACAATTTCGAGGGCTGA